A region from the Ammospiza caudacuta isolate bAmmCau1 chromosome 4, bAmmCau1.pri, whole genome shotgun sequence genome encodes:
- the SH3BP2 gene encoding SH3 domain-binding protein 2 — MMASQEQVWPVPMKAIGAQNLLTMPGGVTKSGYLHKKGGTQLQILKWPLRFVIIHEGCIYYFKSSTSASPQGAFSLKGYNRVMRAAEETTSSNVFPFKLVHISKKHRTWFFSASSEDERKNWMLSLRREIGHYHEKKEIITEFSDSGSDADSFYGSVERPIDIKYSHHSADNEDYDQEEEDESYLQPDTSDIVKDDMVLPPAYPPPPVPHFRKSPYSEARAHSYSGKPSAPVPPPPPKRSLPEIKLEPPPVPPLPVFKKPASGKESHPLPPEPAPPAPALAPPEACEKLKTLNLSPRTPPPLPANKPKLSQLNEKLAEPKVPREHGKPGLFVPPVLPKPHVPSHQPPAVKPRTEKSLGPQLQRSPPDGQSFRSFSFEKPALPSKPSQPDDDSDDDYEKVGLPVSIFLNTSESFEVERIFKASSPQGQPQNGLYCIRNSSTKPGKVLVVWDEPAGKVRNYRIFEKDGKFYLDSDILFLNMGSLVEYYSTHVLPSHDSLILRCPYGYSKPR, encoded by the exons ATGATGGCCTCGCAGGAGCAGGTCTGGCCAGTTCCAATGAAGGCAATTGGAGCACAAAACCTTCTGACAATGCCTGGAGGAGTCACCAAGTCAGGGTATCTTCATAAAAAAGGAGGCACCCAGCTGCAGATCCTCAAGT ggCCACTGAGATTTGTGATTATCCACGAGGGATGTATTTACTATTTTAAGAGCAGCACATCTGCATCTCCCCAGGGTGCATTTTCTTTGAAAGGTTACAACAG GGTGATGCGGGCAGCTGAGGAGACAACATCAAGCAACGTGTTTCCTTTCAAGTTGGTTCACATAAGCAAGAAGCACAGGACGTggtttttttcagcttcttCTGAAGATGAAAGAAAG aATTGGATGCTATCCTTGAGAAGGGAAATTGGTCACTACcatgagaagaaagaaataataacaGAATTTAG TGACTCTGGTTCTGATGCTGACAGTTTCTATGGCTCAGTAGAACGTCCCATTGACATCAAGTATTCCCATCATTCAGCAGATAATGAAG ATTATGaccaggaggaagaggatgagtCTTATTTGCAGCCAGATACTTCTGACATAGTGAAAGATG acaTGGTGCTGCCCCCTGCGTACCCACCTCCGCCCgttcctcacttcaggaaatcTCCCTACTCTGAAGCAAGGGCACATTCCTACTCTGGCAAACCAAGTGCACCAGTACCACCACCCCCTCCTAAGAGGAGCTTACCTGAAATCAAACTAGAgccaccccctgtgccccctttACCTGTGTTCAAAAAGCCTGCAAGTGGCAAAGAGTCTCACCCGCTGCCCCCAGAGCCTGcgcctccagccccagcccttgctCCTCCAGAAGCATGTGAGAAGCTGAAAACCTTAAACCTTTCCCCACGgactcctcctcctctgccagccaaCAAACCCAAGTTGTCACAGCTTAATGAAAAGCTAGCAGAGCCCAAAGTGCCAAGGGAACATGGTAAACCTGGACTGTTTGTGCCACCCGTGCTCCCAAAGCCACATGTGCCAAGCCACCAGCCCCCTGCAGTCAAGCCCAGAACAGAGAAATCTTTAGGTCCCCAGTTACA GAGATCACCACCAGATGGACAGAGTTTTAGAagtttttcatttgaaaaaccAGCACTACCCTCCAAGCCAAGCCAACCTGATGATGACTCTGATGATGATTATGAAAAA GTTGGGCTGCCTGTTTCAATATTTCTTAATACCTCTGAATCCTTTGAAGTTGAAAG GATATTTAAAGCTAGTAGCCCACAAGGACAACCACAAAATGGATTGTACTGTATTAGGAACTCATCTACTAAGCCTGGAAAG gTATTGGTTGTATGGGATGAACCTGCAGGAAAAGTGAGAAACTACAGAATCTTTGAAAAG GATGGCAAGTTTTACCTGGATTCAGACATCCTGTTTTTGAACATGGGAAGTTTGGTGGAATACTACAGCACTCATGTCTTACCCAGTCATGACAGCCTGATTCTCAGGTGTCCTTATGGTTACTCCAAGCCAAGGTGA